A part of Corynebacterium lactis RW2-5 genomic DNA contains:
- a CDS encoding DUF294 nucleotidyltransferase-like domain-containing protein, whose product MTENMSVELSEIAAFLAGTRPFSELSDAERATIPPLLTMRYARRGTEIVHAGADNRHCFIVRSGLVDVFDPAGTLLDRRDVGDHFGYSTLLSGEPSLYTMTAVEDSLFLVISDEVFEHLNNTFPQIRRYYGGENARIRAVASKLRSTAASESLRTRVGELAVATPITCTSETTVREAAQLMTEKNISSLLVVDSGALVGIITDRDLRRRVLAKGLTAETTVREVMTPDPLTISPDMLVFEAMLLMAERGFHHLPVHDGAQVTGMIVIGDLLRSLHTDPVYATATLARKSDIGEIAQVADNARAMVGRYLDRGVSAEEVSKLLTSIADAVVRRLVTLAEEKLGPPPVPYAFAVLGSHGRGEMGLASDQDNALILSNDYDPSNPAHARYFASLADAVCHNLDKVGYPLCPGDMMASNPAWRMTVSQWADAFHGWITAPDGDALLHAQTFFDIRGVAGDTQLVDDLRAAYVPIAQNSTRLHAHLAKLAAWREPPLGFFRGLVLEKGGDHAETLDIKKGGTAAVVQMARLFAIAAGLPQLSTRDRLAAGAGAGSVSRQGAQDLADAFDFLCSVQLHHQQRQAAAKQEPDNHVAPKSLSRLEQEHLRDAFGVVRKMQQSLGAKYPIRSMS is encoded by the coding sequence ATGACCGAAAATATGAGCGTTGAGCTGAGTGAAATCGCCGCATTTCTCGCCGGCACGCGCCCCTTCTCGGAGCTTTCCGACGCCGAACGCGCCACTATCCCACCGCTTCTGACCATGCGCTACGCGCGCCGTGGCACGGAGATTGTCCACGCGGGCGCGGACAACAGACACTGCTTTATCGTGCGCTCCGGCCTGGTCGACGTCTTCGACCCTGCGGGCACACTGCTGGACCGCCGCGATGTGGGCGACCACTTCGGCTACTCGACGCTGCTGTCGGGGGAGCCGAGCCTCTATACGATGACGGCGGTAGAGGACAGTCTCTTTCTTGTCATTTCGGACGAGGTGTTCGAGCACCTCAACAACACTTTCCCGCAGATTCGGCGCTACTACGGCGGTGAGAATGCCCGCATTCGCGCGGTGGCATCGAAGTTGCGCTCTACGGCGGCGTCGGAGTCGCTGCGCACGCGCGTGGGAGAGCTTGCCGTGGCGACTCCCATTACATGCACCTCTGAAACGACCGTCCGCGAGGCCGCGCAACTGATGACAGAGAAGAACATCTCGAGCCTGCTGGTGGTGGATTCAGGCGCCCTCGTTGGCATCATTACTGACCGCGACCTGCGCCGCCGCGTACTGGCGAAGGGGCTCACCGCGGAGACAACTGTCCGCGAGGTCATGACGCCGGATCCTCTCACGATCAGCCCGGACATGCTTGTTTTCGAGGCGATGCTGCTAATGGCCGAGCGCGGCTTCCACCATCTCCCTGTCCACGACGGCGCGCAGGTCACGGGCATGATCGTTATCGGCGACCTGCTGCGCAGCCTGCACACCGATCCGGTCTACGCCACCGCGACGCTGGCGCGTAAGTCTGACATAGGCGAGATCGCCCAAGTCGCCGACAATGCCCGCGCGATGGTCGGCCGTTACCTGGACCGCGGTGTCTCGGCCGAGGAGGTTTCGAAGTTGCTGACCTCCATCGCCGACGCGGTCGTCCGCCGCCTGGTCACACTCGCGGAAGAAAAGCTCGGGCCCCCGCCGGTGCCTTATGCGTTCGCGGTCCTCGGCTCGCACGGTCGCGGCGAGATGGGCCTGGCCTCCGACCAGGACAACGCGCTGATCCTCTCCAACGACTATGACCCGTCCAACCCTGCCCACGCGCGCTACTTCGCCTCGCTTGCCGACGCTGTGTGCCACAACCTGGATAAGGTCGGCTATCCGCTGTGCCCGGGCGACATGATGGCTTCCAACCCCGCGTGGCGCATGACGGTCAGTCAGTGGGCCGATGCCTTTCACGGGTGGATTACTGCTCCGGATGGCGACGCACTGCTGCACGCACAGACGTTCTTCGATATCCGGGGTGTTGCGGGCGATACGCAACTCGTTGACGACCTGCGCGCTGCCTACGTGCCGATTGCCCAAAACTCCACGCGCCTGCACGCCCACCTGGCGAAGCTGGCGGCCTGGCGCGAGCCTCCGCTGGGATTTTTCCGGGGACTTGTGTTGGAAAAGGGCGGCGACCACGCGGAGACTCTGGATATTAAGAAGGGCGGCACTGCCGCGGTGGTGCAAATGGCGCGCCTCTTCGCCATCGCCGCCGGCTTGCCGCAGTTGTCCACCCGCGACCGTCTTGCCGCAGGGGCAGGCGCCGGCAGCGTGAGTAGGCAGGGGGCGCAGGACCTAGCCGACGCCTTCGACTTCCTCTGCTCTGTGCAGCTGCATCACCAACAGCGCCAGGCAGCAGCCAAGCAGGAGCCGGACAACCATGTCGCCCCGAAGTCGCTATCCCGTCTAGAGCAGGAGCACTTGCGCGACGCCTTCGGCGTCGTCCGCAAGATGCAGCAGTCCCTCGGGGCGAAGTACCCGATCCGCTCGATGTCTTAA
- a CDS encoding 3'-5' exonuclease yields MFSSLTRLKTRRAAGPLRKLYDTPVRDNAWLAVDVETTGLDPARDRLLSIGWVAVEGHDIVLAESGYVVIRADGAHDSVGESATIHGLTDDMLATGVSAKVGVGKLLQALSGRALLAHYAQMEIGFLDPLCRKHFGAPLKVPVADTMAREYEKMLRADQEPKRDELRLWSLLERYGIPPMKAHHAFNDALACAQVWLAQQAV; encoded by the coding sequence ATGTTCAGCAGCCTTACCCGCCTGAAGACCCGCCGCGCCGCGGGGCCGCTGCGAAAGCTCTACGACACGCCCGTCCGCGATAATGCCTGGCTGGCCGTCGACGTGGAGACCACCGGACTGGACCCCGCCCGCGACCGCCTGCTGTCCATCGGCTGGGTTGCGGTCGAAGGCCACGACATCGTTCTCGCGGAGTCCGGCTACGTCGTTATTCGCGCCGACGGCGCGCACGACAGCGTAGGCGAGTCGGCGACCATCCACGGGCTTACCGACGACATGCTGGCGACAGGCGTGTCGGCAAAGGTCGGCGTCGGCAAGCTGCTACAGGCCCTAAGCGGACGGGCGCTGCTGGCGCACTACGCGCAGATGGAGATCGGTTTCTTGGATCCGCTGTGTCGAAAGCATTTCGGAGCGCCTCTGAAGGTCCCGGTGGCGGACACGATGGCGCGCGAGTATGAGAAGATGCTGCGCGCGGACCAGGAACCGAAGCGCGATGAGCTACGCCTGTGGTCGCTACTTGAACGGTACGGAATCCCGCCAATGAAGGCTCACCACGCATTCAACGACGCGTTAGCCTGTGCCCAAGTGTGGCTTGCACAACAGGCGGTGTAA
- a CDS encoding fumarylacetoacetate hydrolase family protein, producing MRIARIAHPEGMCFALVEGEGNEVTLKEIEGHPFGQLNKTGRQWPLSDVRLLAPMLPSKVIAIGRNYADHVAEVFKKSAESLPPTMFIKPPTAVIGPEAPIRIPDFATNVEFEGELALIIGKPCKNVKKEDAHDVIFGYTIVNDVSSRDLQFADGQWARAKGIDTFCPLGPWIQTELDYNELPIKAHLTHEGTTETKQDSNSNQMIMSIPEIIEFITASITLLPGDVICTGSPAGTAAMFPGDRIEIEIPGIGRLANPVERA from the coding sequence ATGCGTATTGCCAGAATCGCCCACCCAGAGGGCATGTGCTTCGCGCTCGTTGAGGGCGAAGGCAACGAAGTTACTTTGAAGGAAATTGAAGGTCACCCGTTCGGACAGCTGAACAAGACGGGCCGCCAGTGGCCGCTTTCCGACGTGCGCTTGCTCGCCCCGATGCTGCCGTCGAAGGTTATCGCCATTGGTCGTAACTATGCCGACCACGTCGCGGAGGTGTTCAAGAAGTCGGCGGAGTCGCTGCCTCCGACGATGTTCATCAAGCCGCCGACGGCCGTCATCGGCCCGGAAGCCCCGATTCGCATCCCGGACTTCGCGACCAATGTCGAGTTCGAGGGCGAGCTGGCGCTGATTATCGGCAAGCCGTGCAAGAACGTGAAGAAGGAAGACGCGCACGACGTTATCTTCGGCTACACGATTGTCAACGATGTCTCCTCCCGCGACCTGCAGTTCGCTGACGGGCAGTGGGCCCGCGCGAAGGGCATCGACACCTTCTGCCCGCTGGGCCCGTGGATTCAGACCGAGCTGGATTACAACGAGCTGCCGATCAAGGCGCACCTGACCCATGAGGGCACCACGGAGACCAAGCAGGACTCCAACTCGAACCAGATGATCATGTCTATTCCGGAGATTATCGAGTTCATTACCGCCTCGATTACCCTGCTTCCGGGCGATGTCATCTGCACCGGCTCCCCGGCCGGCACTGCGGCGATGTTCCCGGGAGACCGCATCGAGATTGAGATTCCGGGTATCGGCCGTCTCGCCAACCCTGTGGAGCGGGCTTAG